The following proteins come from a genomic window of Corallococcus sp. NCRR:
- a CDS encoding HAMP domain-containing protein, protein MDDTKVSSSSAPRKRANGRKTAASAAGQDAGPPGARSQGNVAANRLSDTEASRVEPASARRAPARGRNGNSRPAADDGLRPGGPSPLQQLLAALRAVQGGDFSVRLPSGAQDVVMDEIARAFNAVVTLNSTLTHEIVRVERVVGREGRMGERVTLGDVRGDWATSVQSINALIGDLVQPTTEVARVLVAVAEGDLTQKMALEIDGQPVKGEFLRIGTTVNAMVDQLNSFAAEVTRVAKEVGTEGKLGGQADVKGVSGVWKDLTDNVNVLAGNLTAQVRNIAEVTTAVARGDLSRKITVDVKGEVLELKSTINTMVDQLNSFASEVTRVAREVGTEGKLGGQAAVSGVSGTWKDLTDNVNFMASNLTTQVRGIVKVVTAVANGDLTQKLMVPSQGEIAALGATLNNMTDTLNVFAQQVTSVARTVGVEGKLGAQAQVPGAAGTWKDLTDNVNLMASNLTSQVRNIAEVSTAVANGDLSRKITVDVKGEVLELKSTINTMVDQLRAFAAEVTRVAKEVGTDGKLGGQAAVPGVGGTWKDLTDNVNSMASNLTTQVRNIALVTTAVATGDLSKKITVDARGEILELKNTINTMVDQLNSFASEVTRVAREVGTHGKLGGQAEVKGVSGTWKDLTDNVNFMASNLTTQVRGIAKVVTAVANGDLTQRLKMEAKGEVAELADTINAMTQTLSIFAQQVTDVARTVGVEGKLGAQAVVPGVAGTWKDLTNNVNLLANNLTDQVRNIAEVTTAVAKGDLSRKITVDAKGEVLELKSTINTMVDQLRAFAAEVTRVAKEVGTDGKLGGQADVKGVSGVWKDLTDNVNSMAFNLTTQVRGIVKVVTAVADGDLSQKLVMEAKGEIAALADTINAMTQTLSVFAQQVTDVARTVGVEGKLGAQAEVPGVAGTWKDLTNNVNLLANNLTAQVRNIAEVTTAVANGDLSKKITVDAKGEVLELKSTINTMVDQLRAFAAEVTRVAKEVGTEGKLGGQADVKGVSGVWKDLTDNVNVLAGNLTDQVRNIAKVTTAVANGDLSQKITVSVKGEVLELKNTINTMVDQLRAFASEVTRVGKEVGTEGKLGGQAAVPGVAGVWKDLTDNVNVLAANLTDQVRNIAKVTTAVAYGDLSQKISVEAKGEILELKSTINTMVDQLRAFASEVTRVAKEVGTDGKLGGQAAVPGVAGTWKDLTDNVNSMASNLTSQVRNIALVTTAVANGDLSKKITVDAKGEILELKNTINTMVDQLNSFASEVTRVAREVGAEGKLGGQAEVKGVSGTWKDLTDNVNFMARNLTTQVRGIVKVVTAVANGDLKQKLVVDAKGEVAALAETINNMTDTLGIFAEQVSTVAREVGVEGKLGGQARVPGVAGTWKDLTDNVNFMASNLTTQVRGIVRVVTAVANGDLTQKLIVDAKGEVAALADTINNMTDTLGTFAEQVSTVAREVGIEGKLGGQARVPGARGTWRQLTDNVNQLAGTLTSQLRAISDVATAVTKGDLTRSITVVAEGEVAALKDNINQMIVNLRETTQKNQEQDWLKTNLAKFSGMMQGQKSLDAVSRLIMSELTPLVSAHHGAFFLSDPEGGMPSLKLTSTYAYRERKHLANRFRLGEGLVGQCALEKKTILLTRVPSDYITISSGLGEAAPLNIIVLPVLFEGEVKAVIELASFHPFSAIHQIFLDQLTESIGVVLNMIMANMRTETLLSESQRLTQELQSQSRELTQQQDELKRTNIELEDKAKELADQNTRVEEKNREVELARVSLEEKAEQLTIISKYKSEFLANMSHELRTPLNSLLILAKLLSDNKDGNLSNKQVEYANTIYASGGDLLSLINEILDLSKVEAGKMQVEPRDIVLTELNQFIERSFRPVADQKGLTFQVEVLAGTPRHVRTDPQRLQQVLKNLLSNAFKFTDEGGVKLSVRLADKGIRFDHEALRRSRHVLAFAVKDTGIGIAKDKQRIIFEAFQQADGSTARKYGGTGLGLSISREIAKLLGGEIRLESEPGKGSTFTLYLPPEYQGADEEVPQGGEAAGRAVGTLAETLVTPSTSGTPATTPQTALAQPAPVSVAEPQAHVLDAALPPQVEGSHTPVVVEDDRESIREGDRTLLIIEDDLKFARIMVQMAREKGFKALVATRGDSGLSMAHEYQPDAITLDIQLPVVDGWSVLDRLKRNPRTRHIPVHIISVMDKHLGNTQGAFGYLTKPVSKEGLERVFGQLSRFLERRERRLLVIEDDDVQRSSLTQLLSDGGDVVVTAVASGQEALAKLEENEYDCLVIDLLLPDMDGIKLVEEVKTQQRFRDLPIVVYTGRELTPKDEARLRRYTGSVILKSGAKSPDQLLSDTALFLHRLDENLPARARAALAQRNDQDAPLAGKKVLLVDDDMRNIFALTSVLENHSMQVVFAENGRAAIEMLGQHPDVDVVLMDVMMPEMDGYETMRAIRKDPKYASLPIIAVTAKALKDDREKCMAAGASDYLPKPVDTDKLLELVRLWVSA, encoded by the coding sequence GTGGACGACACCAAGGTTTCCAGCTCCTCCGCTCCCCGCAAGCGCGCCAACGGCCGAAAGACGGCCGCCAGCGCCGCAGGCCAGGACGCTGGCCCTCCAGGCGCCCGGTCGCAGGGCAACGTCGCGGCCAACCGGCTGAGCGACACGGAGGCTTCGCGAGTCGAGCCCGCGTCCGCCCGCCGTGCCCCCGCGCGTGGCCGCAACGGCAACAGCCGTCCGGCCGCCGACGACGGCCTGCGCCCCGGCGGCCCTTCTCCGCTCCAGCAGTTGCTGGCGGCGCTCCGGGCCGTGCAGGGCGGTGACTTCTCCGTGCGGCTGCCGTCCGGCGCGCAGGACGTGGTCATGGATGAGATCGCCCGCGCGTTCAACGCGGTGGTGACGCTCAACTCCACGCTCACCCACGAAATCGTCCGCGTGGAGCGCGTCGTCGGCCGCGAGGGCCGCATGGGCGAGCGCGTCACCCTGGGCGACGTGCGCGGCGACTGGGCCACCAGCGTCCAGTCCATCAACGCCCTCATCGGCGACCTGGTGCAGCCCACCACGGAAGTCGCCCGCGTGCTGGTGGCGGTGGCCGAAGGCGACCTCACCCAGAAGATGGCCCTCGAAATCGACGGCCAGCCCGTGAAGGGCGAGTTCCTTCGCATCGGCACCACCGTGAACGCGATGGTGGATCAGCTCAACAGCTTCGCCGCGGAAGTGACGCGCGTCGCGAAGGAAGTCGGTACGGAAGGCAAGCTGGGCGGCCAGGCCGACGTGAAGGGCGTGTCCGGCGTGTGGAAGGACCTCACGGACAACGTGAACGTCCTCGCCGGGAACCTCACCGCGCAGGTGCGCAACATCGCGGAGGTCACCACGGCCGTGGCCCGCGGCGACCTGTCCCGCAAGATCACGGTGGACGTGAAGGGTGAAGTCCTTGAGCTCAAGAGCACCATCAACACGATGGTGGACCAGCTCAACAGCTTCGCCTCCGAAGTGACGCGCGTCGCGCGCGAAGTGGGTACGGAAGGAAAGCTGGGCGGTCAGGCCGCGGTGTCCGGCGTGTCCGGCACGTGGAAGGACCTCACGGACAACGTGAACTTCATGGCGTCCAACCTCACGACGCAGGTGCGCGGCATCGTGAAGGTGGTGACGGCGGTCGCCAACGGCGACCTCACCCAGAAGCTGATGGTGCCGTCGCAGGGCGAAATCGCCGCGCTGGGCGCCACGCTGAACAACATGACGGACACGCTCAACGTGTTCGCGCAGCAGGTGACCAGCGTCGCGCGCACGGTGGGCGTGGAGGGCAAGCTGGGCGCCCAGGCCCAGGTGCCCGGCGCCGCGGGGACGTGGAAGGATCTCACGGACAACGTGAACCTGATGGCGTCCAACCTCACCAGCCAGGTGCGCAACATCGCGGAGGTTTCCACCGCCGTCGCCAATGGCGACCTGTCGCGGAAGATCACCGTGGACGTGAAGGGCGAGGTGCTGGAGCTCAAGAGCACCATCAACACGATGGTGGACCAGCTCCGCGCGTTCGCCGCGGAAGTGACCCGCGTCGCGAAGGAAGTGGGTACGGACGGCAAGCTGGGCGGTCAGGCCGCGGTGCCGGGAGTCGGCGGCACGTGGAAGGACCTCACGGACAACGTGAACAGCATGGCCTCCAACCTCACCACCCAGGTGCGCAACATCGCCCTGGTGACGACGGCGGTGGCCACCGGTGACCTCTCCAAGAAGATCACCGTCGACGCGCGCGGCGAAATCCTGGAGCTGAAGAACACCATCAACACGATGGTGGACCAGCTGAACAGCTTCGCCTCCGAAGTGACCCGCGTCGCGCGCGAGGTGGGCACGCACGGCAAGCTGGGCGGTCAGGCGGAAGTGAAGGGCGTGTCCGGCACGTGGAAGGACCTCACGGACAACGTGAACTTCATGGCGTCCAACCTCACCACGCAGGTCCGAGGCATCGCCAAGGTCGTGACCGCGGTCGCCAACGGCGACCTCACCCAGCGCCTGAAGATGGAGGCCAAGGGCGAGGTGGCGGAGCTCGCGGACACCATCAACGCGATGACCCAGACGCTCTCCATCTTCGCGCAGCAGGTGACGGACGTCGCGCGCACGGTGGGCGTGGAAGGCAAGCTGGGCGCCCAGGCCGTGGTGCCGGGCGTCGCGGGCACGTGGAAGGACCTCACGAACAACGTGAACCTCCTCGCGAACAACCTCACCGACCAGGTCCGTAACATCGCGGAGGTCACGACGGCGGTCGCGAAGGGTGACCTGTCCCGGAAGATCACCGTGGACGCGAAGGGCGAGGTGCTGGAGCTCAAGAGCACCATCAACACGATGGTGGACCAGCTCCGCGCGTTCGCCGCGGAAGTGACCCGCGTCGCGAAGGAAGTGGGCACGGACGGCAAGCTGGGCGGTCAGGCCGACGTGAAGGGCGTGTCCGGCGTGTGGAAGGACCTCACGGACAACGTGAACAGCATGGCCTTCAACCTCACCACCCAGGTGCGCGGCATCGTCAAGGTGGTGACGGCGGTGGCCGACGGCGACCTGTCCCAGAAGCTGGTGATGGAGGCCAAGGGTGAGATCGCCGCGCTCGCGGACACCATCAACGCGATGACCCAGACGCTGTCCGTCTTCGCGCAGCAGGTGACGGACGTCGCGCGCACGGTGGGCGTGGAGGGCAAGCTGGGCGCCCAGGCGGAGGTGCCGGGCGTCGCCGGCACGTGGAAGGACCTCACGAACAACGTGAACCTGCTGGCCAACAACCTCACGGCCCAGGTGCGAAACATCGCGGAGGTCACGACGGCGGTCGCGAACGGCGACCTGTCCAAGAAGATCACCGTGGACGCGAAGGGCGAGGTGCTGGAGCTCAAGAGCACCATCAACACGATGGTGGACCAGCTCCGCGCGTTCGCCGCGGAAGTGACCCGCGTCGCGAAGGAAGTCGGTACGGAAGGCAAGCTGGGCGGTCAGGCGGACGTGAAGGGCGTGTCCGGCGTGTGGAAGGACCTCACGGACAACGTGAACGTCCTCGCGGGCAACCTGACGGACCAGGTGCGCAACATCGCCAAGGTCACGACGGCGGTGGCCAACGGCGACCTGTCCCAGAAGATCACCGTGAGCGTGAAGGGCGAGGTGCTGGAGCTGAAGAACACCATCAACACGATGGTGGACCAGCTCCGCGCGTTCGCTTCGGAAGTGACTCGCGTCGGCAAGGAAGTGGGTACGGAGGGCAAGCTGGGCGGCCAGGCCGCGGTGCCCGGCGTCGCGGGCGTGTGGAAGGACCTCACGGACAACGTGAACGTCCTCGCCGCGAACCTCACGGACCAGGTGCGCAACATCGCCAAGGTGACGACGGCGGTGGCCTACGGCGACCTGTCACAGAAGATCTCCGTGGAGGCGAAGGGCGAGATCCTGGAGCTCAAGAGCACCATCAACACGATGGTGGACCAGCTGCGCGCCTTCGCTTCCGAAGTGACCCGCGTCGCGAAGGAAGTGGGTACGGACGGCAAGCTGGGTGGTCAGGCCGCGGTGCCCGGCGTCGCCGGCACGTGGAAGGACCTCACGGACAACGTGAACAGCATGGCGTCCAACCTCACCAGCCAGGTGCGCAACATCGCGCTGGTGACGACGGCCGTGGCGAACGGTGACCTGTCCAAGAAGATCACCGTGGACGCGAAGGGCGAAATCCTGGAGCTGAAGAACACCATCAACACGATGGTGGACCAGCTCAACAGCTTCGCCTCCGAAGTGACCCGCGTGGCGCGTGAAGTGGGCGCGGAGGGAAAGCTGGGCGGTCAGGCGGAGGTGAAGGGCGTGTCCGGCACGTGGAAGGACCTCACGGACAACGTGAACTTCATGGCCCGCAACCTCACGACGCAGGTGCGCGGCATCGTGAAGGTGGTGACCGCCGTCGCCAACGGCGACCTCAAGCAGAAGCTGGTGGTGGACGCGAAGGGCGAAGTGGCCGCCCTGGCGGAGACCATCAACAACATGACCGACACGCTGGGCATCTTCGCGGAGCAGGTCTCCACGGTGGCCCGCGAGGTGGGCGTGGAGGGCAAGCTGGGCGGCCAGGCCCGCGTGCCCGGTGTGGCCGGCACGTGGAAGGACCTCACGGACAACGTGAATTTCATGGCGTCCAACCTCACCACCCAGGTGCGCGGCATCGTGCGTGTGGTGACGGCGGTGGCCAACGGCGACCTGACCCAGAAGCTCATCGTGGACGCGAAGGGCGAGGTCGCGGCGCTCGCGGACACCATCAACAACATGACCGACACGCTGGGCACCTTCGCGGAGCAGGTCTCCACGGTGGCCCGCGAGGTGGGTATCGAAGGAAAGCTGGGCGGCCAGGCCCGCGTGCCCGGCGCGCGCGGCACGTGGCGGCAGCTGACGGACAACGTGAACCAGCTGGCCGGGACGCTCACCAGCCAGCTGCGCGCCATCTCCGACGTGGCCACCGCCGTGACCAAGGGCGACCTGACCCGCAGCATCACGGTCGTCGCGGAAGGCGAGGTCGCGGCGCTGAAGGACAACATCAACCAGATGATCGTCAACCTGCGTGAGACGACGCAGAAGAACCAGGAGCAGGACTGGCTCAAGACGAACCTGGCGAAGTTCAGCGGCATGATGCAGGGCCAGAAGTCCCTGGACGCCGTCAGCCGCCTCATCATGAGCGAGCTGACCCCGCTGGTGTCCGCGCACCACGGCGCCTTCTTCCTCTCCGACCCCGAGGGCGGCATGCCGTCCCTCAAGCTCACCAGCACCTACGCGTACCGGGAGCGCAAGCACCTGGCGAACCGCTTCCGCCTGGGCGAGGGGCTGGTCGGCCAGTGCGCGCTGGAGAAGAAGACCATCCTGCTGACGCGCGTGCCGTCGGACTACATCACCATCTCCTCCGGGCTGGGTGAGGCCGCGCCGCTCAACATCATCGTCCTGCCCGTCCTCTTCGAGGGCGAGGTGAAGGCCGTCATCGAGCTGGCCTCGTTCCACCCGTTCAGCGCCATCCATCAAATCTTCCTGGATCAGCTGACGGAGAGCATCGGCGTGGTGCTCAACATGATCATGGCGAACATGCGCACGGAGACGCTGCTCTCCGAGTCGCAGCGCCTGACCCAGGAGCTCCAGAGCCAGTCGCGCGAGCTCACCCAGCAGCAGGACGAGCTCAAGCGCACCAACATCGAGCTGGAGGACAAGGCGAAGGAGCTGGCGGACCAGAACACCCGCGTGGAGGAGAAGAACCGCGAGGTGGAGCTGGCGCGCGTCAGCCTGGAGGAGAAGGCGGAGCAGCTCACCATCATCTCCAAGTACAAGAGCGAGTTCCTGGCCAACATGAGCCACGAGCTGCGCACGCCGCTCAACTCGCTGCTCATCCTCGCGAAGCTCCTGTCGGACAACAAGGACGGGAACCTCTCCAACAAGCAGGTCGAGTACGCCAACACCATCTACGCGTCCGGCGGGGACCTGCTCAGCCTCATCAATGAGATCCTCGACCTGTCCAAGGTGGAGGCGGGCAAGATGCAGGTGGAGCCCCGGGACATCGTCCTCACGGAGCTCAACCAGTTCATCGAGCGCAGCTTCCGCCCGGTGGCGGACCAGAAGGGCCTCACCTTCCAGGTGGAGGTGCTCGCGGGCACGCCGCGCCACGTGCGCACGGACCCGCAGCGGTTGCAGCAGGTGCTCAAGAACCTGCTCTCCAACGCCTTCAAGTTCACCGACGAGGGCGGCGTGAAGCTCTCCGTGCGCCTGGCGGACAAGGGCATCCGCTTCGACCACGAGGCGCTGCGCCGCTCGCGCCACGTGCTGGCCTTCGCGGTGAAGGACACCGGCATCGGCATCGCCAAGGACAAGCAGCGCATCATCTTCGAGGCGTTCCAGCAGGCGGACGGCTCCACCGCACGCAAGTACGGCGGCACCGGCCTGGGCCTGTCCATCAGCCGCGAAATCGCCAAGCTGCTGGGAGGCGAGATCCGCCTGGAGAGCGAGCCGGGCAAGGGCAGCACCTTCACCCTCTACCTGCCGCCGGAGTACCAGGGCGCGGACGAGGAGGTGCCGCAGGGCGGCGAGGCGGCCGGCCGCGCGGTGGGGACGCTGGCGGAGACGCTCGTCACCCCGTCCACGTCCGGCACCCCCGCGACCACGCCGCAGACGGCGCTCGCCCAGCCGGCGCCGGTGTCGGTGGCGGAGCCGCAGGCCCACGTGCTGGACGCCGCGCTGCCCCCGCAGGTGGAGGGCTCGCACACGCCCGTCGTGGTGGAGGACGACCGCGAGTCCATCCGCGAGGGTGACCGCACCTTGCTCATCATCGAGGATGACCTGAAGTTCGCCCGCATCATGGTGCAGATGGCGCGCGAGAAGGGCTTCAAGGCCCTGGTCGCCACGCGCGGTGACAGCGGCCTGTCCATGGCGCACGAGTACCAGCCGGACGCCATCACCCTGGACATCCAGCTGCCCGTGGTGGACGGCTGGAGCGTGCTGGACCGCCTCAAGCGCAACCCGCGCACGCGCCACATCCCCGTCCACATCATCAGCGTGATGGACAAGCACCTGGGCAACACCCAGGGCGCGTTCGGCTACCTGACCAAGCCCGTGAGCAAGGAGGGGCTGGAGCGCGTCTTCGGCCAGCTGTCCCGCTTCCTGGAGCGCCGCGAGCGCCGCCTGCTCGTCATCGAGGACGACGACGTGCAGCGCAGCAGCCTCACCCAGCTGCTCAGCGACGGCGGCGACGTCGTCGTCACCGCGGTGGCGTCCGGCCAGGAGGCCCTCGCGAAGCTGGAGGAGAACGAGTACGACTGCCTCGTCATCGACCTCCTGTTGCCCGACATGGACGGCATCAAGCTGGTGGAGGAGGTGAAGACGCAGCAGCGCTTCCGCGACCTGCCCATCGTCGTCTACACCGGCCGTGAATTGACGCCCAAGGACGAGGCCCGTCTGCGGCGTTACACCGGCAGCGTCATCCTGAAGAGCGGCGCGAAGAGCCCCGACCAGCTGCTGAGTGATACAGCGCTCTTCCTGCACCGCCTGGACGAGAATCTTCCGGCGCGCGCGCGCGCGGCCCTGGCGCAGCGCAACGACCAGGACGCTCCGCTGGCCGGCAAGAAGGTGCTGCTGGTGGATGACGACATGCGAAACATCTTCGCGCTCACCAGCGTGCTGGAAAATCACAGCATGCAGGTCGTCTTCGCGGAGAACGGGCGGGCTGCCATTGAGATGCTCGGCCAGCACCCCGACGTGGATGTCGTGTTGATGGACGTGATGATGCCGGAGATGGATGGCTATGAAACCATGCGTGCCATCCGCAAGGACCCCAAGTACGCCAGCCTCCCCATCATCGCCGTCACCGCGAAGGCGCTGAAGGATGACCGGGAGAAGTGCATGGCCGCCGGTGCGAGTGACTACCTGCCCAAGCCGGTGGATACCGACAAGCTGCTGGAACTGGTCCGGCTGTGGGTGAGTGCTTGA
- a CDS encoding MerR family transcriptional regulator: MQHTELKVGELARRTGLSIRALHHYDEIGLLKPSARTASGHRLYTAADIARLSHILSLKQLGFSLEEIAETLGRADFSALRVVELRLQRAREQLAEQRQLCDRLDSLARQLRAAEPVSADDFLQTIEAMTMFEKYYTPEQLKELEARRQAMGDDAIQQVEAEWPRLIASMREQMEQGADPASEPVRVLATRWRELVRAFTGGNPGIEKSLQTMHQQEPQMAQRQGRDPKLMEYVGRAMACLDAPK; the protein is encoded by the coding sequence ATGCAGCACACGGAGCTGAAGGTCGGGGAGCTGGCCCGGCGCACGGGGCTGTCCATCCGCGCGCTGCACCACTACGACGAGATTGGCTTGCTCAAGCCCTCGGCGCGCACTGCGTCGGGGCACCGGCTCTACACGGCGGCGGACATCGCCCGCCTGAGTCACATCCTGTCGCTCAAGCAGCTCGGGTTCTCGCTGGAGGAGATTGCCGAGACGCTGGGCCGGGCGGACTTCTCCGCCCTGCGCGTGGTGGAGCTGCGGCTCCAGCGGGCCCGGGAGCAGCTGGCGGAACAGCGTCAGCTCTGCGACCGCCTGGATTCCCTCGCACGGCAGCTGCGCGCGGCGGAGCCCGTCTCCGCCGACGACTTCCTACAGACCATCGAGGCCATGACCATGTTCGAGAAGTACTACACCCCGGAGCAGTTGAAGGAGCTGGAGGCCCGTCGCCAGGCGATGGGTGACGACGCCATCCAACAGGTGGAGGCCGAGTGGCCCCGTCTCATCGCGAGCATGCGCGAGCAGATGGAGCAGGGCGCCGACCCCGCGTCCGAGCCGGTGCGCGTGTTGGCCACGCGCTGGCGCGAGCTCGTCCGCGCGTTCACGGGCGGCAACCCCGGCATCGAGAAGTCGCTCCAGACGATGCACCAGCAGGAGCCCCAGATGGCCCAGCGGCAGGGCCGCGACCCGAAGCTCATGGAGTACGTGGGCCGGGCCATGGCCTGTCTGGACGCGCCGAAGTAA
- the rsgA gene encoding ribosome small subunit-dependent GTPase A, translated as MSLETLGWGPDLDVSLSSLISQSSSNTLVPGRVVRQQRGLLTVQTAGAAFLARASGRLLHQAQGVEALPTVGDWVLLQPPASGDGEALMHAVLPRRSLLKRREAGSEHDAQLIAANVDVVFLVTGLDGNFNPRRIERSLTVAWNSGATPVVLLSKADLADDAAERVLAVESLAPGVDVLAVSARTGLGVEDVRARLPPGRTGVLLGSSGVGKSTLANRLLDAARLVTQPVGPEDKGQHTTTHRELFVLEHGGLVIDGPGMRELGLWGDEEEGLATAFADVLALATGCRFSDCGHQGEPGCAVRAAVEDGTLSEERRASFQKLQREQAFQLRQTDAAAQRAHKRVERARSNQGWTLTRSKRRGE; from the coding sequence GTGTCACTCGAAACCCTCGGTTGGGGTCCCGACCTCGACGTCTCTCTGTCGTCTCTCATCTCGCAGTCGTCTTCCAACACCCTCGTCCCCGGGCGCGTCGTGCGTCAGCAGCGGGGACTGCTCACCGTGCAGACCGCTGGCGCGGCCTTCCTCGCGCGCGCCTCGGGACGCCTCCTCCATCAGGCCCAGGGCGTGGAGGCCCTGCCCACGGTGGGCGACTGGGTCCTCCTGCAACCGCCCGCGTCCGGTGACGGCGAGGCGCTGATGCACGCCGTGCTCCCCCGCCGCAGCCTCCTGAAGCGGCGCGAGGCGGGCAGCGAACACGACGCCCAGCTCATCGCCGCGAACGTGGACGTGGTGTTCCTCGTCACCGGACTGGATGGCAACTTCAACCCCCGCCGCATCGAGCGCTCCCTCACCGTGGCCTGGAACAGCGGCGCCACGCCCGTCGTGCTCCTCAGCAAGGCGGACCTCGCGGACGACGCGGCCGAGCGCGTCCTGGCGGTGGAGTCCCTGGCCCCCGGCGTGGACGTGCTCGCGGTGAGCGCGCGGACGGGCCTGGGCGTGGAGGACGTGCGCGCCCGGCTTCCTCCCGGAAGGACGGGCGTGCTGCTGGGCTCGTCCGGCGTGGGCAAGTCCACGCTCGCCAACCGGCTGCTGGACGCCGCGCGGCTGGTCACCCAGCCCGTGGGGCCGGAGGACAAGGGCCAGCACACCACCACGCACCGCGAGCTGTTCGTGCTGGAGCACGGCGGCCTCGTCATCGACGGGCCCGGCATGCGCGAGCTGGGCCTGTGGGGCGATGAGGAGGAGGGCCTGGCCACCGCCTTCGCGGACGTGCTCGCGCTGGCCACCGGCTGCCGCTTCAGCGACTGCGGCCACCAGGGTGAACCGGGGTGCGCGGTGAGGGCGGCGGTGGAGGACGGCACGCTCTCCGAGGAGCGGCGCGCGAGCTTCCAGAAGCTCCAGCGCGAGCAGGCCTTCCAGCTCCGTCAGACGGACGCCGCCGCTCAGCGTGCGCACAAGCGGGTGGAGCGCGCCCGGTCCAACCAGGGCTGGACCCTGACGCGCTCGAAGCGGCGCGGCGAATAG
- a CDS encoding TetR/AcrR family transcriptional regulator yields the protein MARPRTFDEAQVLRAVRDQFWNKGYAATSMDDLMQATGLGKGSLYGAFGDKHQLFLKVFDTYCVSSLESVKKALEGPDAGALERLRQYMLGVATASAAPANRRGCLLSRGTSELAAQDARVADRALETFRGLEAAFVRCLEQARAHGDLAAQADPQRLGAMLLAVFRGLEAVGKAGMDEASLRGMVETAFEHLPAPVKRRR from the coding sequence ATGGCTCGGCCTCGGACATTCGATGAAGCACAGGTGCTGCGGGCGGTGCGCGACCAGTTCTGGAACAAGGGCTACGCGGCGACCTCCATGGATGACTTGATGCAGGCCACGGGGCTGGGCAAGGGCAGCCTCTACGGGGCCTTTGGCGACAAGCATCAGCTCTTCCTGAAGGTGTTCGACACGTACTGCGTCAGCTCCCTGGAGTCGGTGAAGAAGGCGCTGGAGGGGCCGGACGCAGGGGCGCTGGAGCGGCTGCGCCAGTACATGCTGGGAGTGGCCACCGCGTCCGCGGCGCCCGCGAACCGGCGCGGGTGTCTGCTGTCGCGCGGCACGTCGGAGCTGGCGGCGCAGGACGCGCGGGTGGCGGACCGGGCGCTGGAGACCTTCCGGGGGCTGGAGGCGGCGTTCGTGCGCTGCCTGGAGCAGGCCCGGGCGCATGGGGACCTCGCGGCCCAGGCGGACCCCCAGCGGTTGGGTGCCATGCTGCTCGCGGTCTTCCGGGGGCTGGAGGCCGTGGGCAAGGCCGGCATGGACGAGGCCAGTCTGCGCGGCATGGTGGAGACAGCATTCGAACACCTGCCCGCGCCGGTGAAGCGCCGCCGCTAG
- a CDS encoding SDR family NAD(P)-dependent oxidoreductase has protein sequence MGRLDGKVAVVTGGTTGIGFATAKRFAQEGAKVFLTSRRQAEVDRAVQEIGHGVVGVRGDVSVMADLARIYARVKEEAGHIDVVFANAGLGEFAALGSITEAHFDQTFNVNVKGTLFTVQKALPLLKDGGSVILTGSTAGSDGSPAFSVYAATKAAIRSFARTWASDLKGRRIRVNTLSPGPIDTPGLNGLAPDVEGKQQLKDFLTSLIPLGRMGQPDEVAKAALFLASDDSSFVNGAELFVDGGAGQV, from the coding sequence ATGGGCAGGCTCGACGGGAAGGTGGCGGTCGTCACGGGTGGAACCACGGGCATCGGCTTCGCGACGGCGAAGCGCTTCGCGCAGGAGGGGGCGAAGGTCTTCCTCACGAGCCGCCGGCAGGCGGAGGTGGACCGGGCGGTGCAGGAGATTGGCCACGGCGTGGTGGGCGTGCGCGGGGACGTGTCCGTGATGGCGGACCTGGCCCGGATCTACGCGCGGGTGAAGGAGGAGGCGGGCCACATCGACGTGGTGTTCGCGAACGCGGGCCTGGGCGAGTTCGCGGCGCTGGGCTCCATCACGGAGGCGCACTTCGACCAGACGTTCAACGTCAACGTGAAGGGCACGCTGTTCACGGTGCAGAAGGCGCTGCCGCTGTTGAAGGACGGCGGCTCCGTCATCCTGACGGGCTCCACCGCGGGCTCGGACGGCTCACCGGCGTTCAGCGTCTACGCGGCGACGAAGGCGGCCATCCGCTCGTTCGCGCGCACCTGGGCGTCCGACTTGAAGGGGCGCCGCATCCGGGTGAACACGCTCAGCCCGGGCCCCATCGACACGCCGGGACTCAACGGGCTGGCGCCCGACGTGGAGGGGAAGCAGCAGCTCAAGGACTTCCTCACCAGCCTCATCCCGCTGGGCCGCATGGGGCAGCCGGACGAGGTGGCGAAGGCGGCGCTGTTCCTCGCGTCGGACGACAGCAGCTTCGTCAACGGCGCGGAGCTCTTCGTGGATGGCGGCGCCGGACAGGTCTGA